A genome region from Hevea brasiliensis isolate MT/VB/25A 57/8 chromosome 9, ASM3005281v1, whole genome shotgun sequence includes the following:
- the LOC110654512 gene encoding vacuolar iron transporter homolog 2.1 — translation MVSPKISETCVEHKVEEADHDNYQRAKRLQRAQWLRAAILGASDGLLSTTSLMLGVGAAEEDGQSMILSGLAGAFAGACSMAVGEFVSVSTQRDIEKAIASYRSSKNSEHDDLVSKLDITATQPSNEEETKLGETNLAVNTLENIQRGKLICEPIEKVSPSVILEPTLPSSITPGSSPMMKVLKKDATGSSGTSCEDSREEVLITNPYKAAAASALAFLCGSSVPLVPAILLTQKVIRMVVIAVVTLMALALFGSFGAYLGGSPVRISAARVTAGGWIAMAITYGLLKPFHSDH, via the coding sequence ATGGTTTCCCCTAAAATATCAGAAACTTGTGTTGAACACAAGGTTGAAGAGGCTGATCATGATAACTATCAAAGGGCCAAGAGACTGCAACGAGCTCAATGGCTTCGAGCAGCAATTTTAGGTGCTAGTGATGGTTTGCTCTCCACTACGTCACTAATGCTTGGTGTAGGTGCAGCAGAAGAAGATGGACAATCCATGATTCTATCTGGACTAGCTGGAGCTTTTGCAGGTGCCTGTAGTATGGCTGTTGGGGAGTTTGTTTCTGTATCAACCCAGAGAGATATTGAAAAGGCAATTGCTTCTTACCGTAGTTCCAAAAATAGTGAGCATGATGATCTTGTGAGCAAGCTCGACATCACCGCCACTCAGCCTAGCAATGAGGAAGAAACCAAGCTCGGTGAGACTAACTTAGCTGTGAACACTTTGGAAAATATCCAGCGCGGCAAACTCATCTGTGAACCGATAGAGAAAGTGTCGCCAAGTGTAATACTCGAGCCAACGCTGCCTTCTTCTATAACTCCCGGGAGCTCTCCTATGATGAAAGTTCTTAAAAAAGATGCAACTGGAAGTTCTGGTACATCGTGTGAGGATAGCAGAGAGGAGGTGCTGATCACAAATCCCTACAAGGCTGCAGCTGCCTCAGCTTTGGCTTTTCTCTGTGGGTCTTCTGTGCCGTTGGTGCCTGCCATTCTTCTTACTCAAAAAGTTATTAGGATGGTGGTGATTGCAGTCGTCACATTAATGGCATTGGCTCTTTTTGGCAGCTTTGGAGCTTATCTAGGTGGTTCACCAGTTAGGATTTCTGCAGCAAGAGTCACGGCTGGTGGTTGGATTGCCATGGCAATTACATATGGGTTGCTTAAGCCTTTTCATAGTGACCACTGA